A stretch of DNA from Oncorhynchus gorbuscha isolate QuinsamMale2020 ecotype Even-year unplaced genomic scaffold, OgorEven_v1.0 Un_scaffold_8997, whole genome shotgun sequence:
tttctctgctctctctccccctcaatttctctgctctctccctccctccatttctctgctctctctctccccctccatttctctgctctctctctcccctccatttctctgatctctctccctccctccctttctctgctctctctccctccctccctttctctgcgctctctccctccctccatttctctgctttctctccccctccctccctttctctgctctcactctccccctctatttctctgctctctccctccctccatttctctgctctctctccctccctccctttctctgctctctctccctccctctctttctctgctctctctccttcactccctttctcttctctctctccctccctccatttatctgctctttctctccctccctccatttctctgctctctctcccccttcctttctcttctctccctccctcccattccctgctctctctctccctccctccatttctctgatctctctccctccctcccattctctgttctctctctccctccctccatttctctgatctctctccctccctcccattctctgttctctctccctccctccatttctctgctctctccctccctccctttctctgatctctctccctccctccctttctctgctctctccctccctccctttctctgatctctctccctccctccctttctctgctctctctccctccctccctttctctgctctctccctcccattctctgctctctccctcccattctctgttctctctccctccctccatttctctgctctctccctccctccctttctctgatctctctccctccctccatttctctgatctctctccctccctccctttctctgctctctccctcccattctctgctctctccctcccattctctgttctctctccctccctccatttctctgctctctccctccctccctttctctgatctctctccctccctccatttctctgctctctctcccccttcctttctcttctctccctccctcccattccctgctctctctctccctccctccatttctctgatctctctccctccctcccattctctgttctctctctccctccctccatttctctgatctctctccctccctcccattctctgttctctctccctccctccatttctctgctctctccctccctccctttctctgatctctccctccctccctttctctgctctctcctccctccctttctctgatctctctccctccctccctttctctgctctctccctccctccctttctctgctctctccctcccattctctgctctctccctcccattctctgttctctctccctccctccatttctctgctctctccctccctccctttctctgatctctctccctccctccatttctctgatctctctccctccctccatttctctgatctctctccctccctcccgttctctgctccctccctacccctgCCTTTCTCTCCTGCTCTTCAATGTGAAATAAGGCCACTATATAACCGCTTGATCCAGCTTGGGACACCACCCACTCCTACCTTTCCCCTCCTTTACTCACAGGTGGCGCTGTACAGCATGTATGTGGCCTGTATGGCTTTCCATGCTAAAGTGAGTGACCCAGTGATCGGTGGGACCTACATGACCCTGCTGAACACGGTCACCAACCTAGGGGGCAATTGGCCCTCCACCCTGGCATTGTGGATGGTCGACCCACTCACCTCTAAGGAGTGCCAGGGAGCCATCGGACAGAGCTGTGGCTCCTCAGAGGAGGCTGgggtatgtgagagagagaattaccTGACCATTATCTCATTTATAATGTCGTAGTTCATTGAATAGCTATGATGTGAATATTTGTGGAAACACTTGTGTTGaatgtgtctctttctgtctccctctcctccccgctACAGCTGTGTGTAAAGgagggcggtgtgtgtgtgacgtcgTTGGATGGTTACTATGTGGAGTCGGTGGTGTGTGCGTTGATAGGACTAACGTGGTGGGTGTGGCTAGGGAAGAGGATGAGAAGGCTACAGGACCAGAGCCCTGCAGCTTGGAGGTGCAGGATCGGCCAATGACAACGTTCACCCAGCTCCTGACCTGCACAACCCCTTTCCTGACTCCAGCAAAAGGCCAATCGCCAGACAGCTACAGTCTGATATAAAAGCCTCCTCTCTTATCTTTTCCTCTCGCTCAGTTTCAGTTGGTCTATGTTggtctttctctgtccctcactgtccctcactgtccctctcagtccctctctcacccttctctgaTGACTCTTATCCGTCTCCATTCTTCCCAACCTTCTCTGATGACTCTTATCCGTCTCCATTCTTCCCAACCTTCTCTGATGAC
This window harbors:
- the LOC124019391 gene encoding acetyl-coenzyme A transporter 1-like, producing the protein PRTGVTFCSLLLTAKIGFSAADAVTGLKLVEAGVPKEQLALLAVPMVPLQILLPLIISKYTAGPRPLDVFYKAFPFRLLIGLGYAVLVWWTPSLKQEGGFPLYYYTIVLFSYALHQVALYSMYVACMAFHAKVSDPVIGGTYMTLLNTVTNLGGNWPSTLALWMVDPLTSKECQGAIGQSCGSSEEAGLCVKEGGVCVTSLDGYYVESVVCALIGLTWWVWLGKRMRRLQDQSPAAWRCRIGQ